A region of the Actinomycetota bacterium genome:
GCGAGTCATCCCGGCGCAGCAGGCACGATCCGCCCAGAGTCGGACGGACGACCACCTATTGGCGATATCGGCCTCGCGGGAACGTGCTGGCCTGTGGATAACCCCGGCGTAGAGCGCCGCGGTGCGCCGTAGCGGCCGTCCCGACGCCGCTACCTTTGGATAACTAAAGGACCCTCCAAATCGCGGGGTTCTACCGTCCGCCCCATCTGCTCAAGTTCCTCCCTAACGAGTGAGATCCGCCCGGTTGGCCCCGGACGGAACTCGAAATCGCCGGAACGGCGACGTAGCGTGAGCAAGGCCATGCTCGCAGCCGTCTCGGACGACATAGGACGGACCGCCGGGGCATCTTCTGGTTCTCATGGGCCACTGAGCTCGGACGCGCGTGACCAGGCCGTTGCTTCAGTATGAGCTCACGTTCAGCACGCCTTCGGAGAAAGCGTCCGGGTCGCCGGGGATCGGTCCCGTCTCGGCGGTCGTCAACAGCTGCTGGCGGATCGTCTGCGGCGACCAGCTTGGGTTGCGCGCCTTGAGTAGCGCGGCCGCGCCTGCGACGAGCGGAGCGGCGAAGCTCGTGCCGGAACTTGTCGCGTACCTTCCGCCGGGATACGTCGAGGAGATGCAGACGCCTGGCGCGGCGATGTCGACGACGCTCCCGAAGTTCGAGAAGAACGCGAGATGATCGTCGAGCGAGCCGGCAAGGCACGCA
Encoded here:
- a CDS encoding S8 family serine peptidase — encoded protein: RIDHVHRAVCAATAAGVTLVAAAGNDAEDAANYHPAAYPEVIAVSALADSDGRPGGLGPPPACLAGSLDDHLAFFSNFGSVVDIAAPGVCISSTYPGGRYATSSGTSFAAPLVAGAAALLKARNPSWSPQTIRQQLLTTAETGPIPGDPDAFSEGVLNVSSY